In Musa acuminata AAA Group cultivar baxijiao chromosome BXJ2-8, Cavendish_Baxijiao_AAA, whole genome shotgun sequence, one genomic interval encodes:
- the LOC103975178 gene encoding uncharacterized protein LOC103975178, translating into MTELTSSRSAVHRDSLHRQPPGPQFDDDNDSEFSFAVGDPDGTPSVTADDIFSDGRILPVYPHFGRGHLLSTSLSKENHEAAGPDPQGIPIRKLLIEEPSSRWGSISSSSSLEAEDLESSAARDHCPWIPRSAPQSPDRCRKSASTGTERRWRLRDLLPGRSHSDVKDKFLFLDAPPTPQQPLARGKSPRLRTAAAKGGKPRAAVDTVTANRTHYGKKVGNGQAVTAPRRSFFPYRQELLGLFTTRTRHPF; encoded by the coding sequence ATGACGGAACTCACTTCGTCCCGCTCCGCCGTTCATCGCGACTCCCTTCACCGACAACCGCCTGGACCTCAGTTCGACGACGACAATGATTCCGAGTTCTCCTTCGCGGTAGGCGACCCCGACGGAACGCCCTCAGTTACTGCCGACGATATCTTCTCCGATGGCCGCATCCTCCCAGTATACCCCCACTTTGGCCGCGGCCACCTCCTCTCCACTTCCCTCTCGAAGGAAAACCACGAAGCGGCAGGGCCGGATCCGCAAGGTATCCCCATCAGAAAGCTTCTCATCGAGGAGCCGAGCTCTCGATGGGGGTCgatatcgtcgtcgtcgtcgttggaGGCGGAGGACCTGGAGTCGTCCGCGGCGCGGGATCACTGCCCGTGGATACCGAGGTCGGCACCGCAGTCGCCGGACCGGTGCAGGAAGAGCGCCTCCACCGGGACGGAGCGACGGTGGAGGTTGCGGGACCTGCTCCCCGGGCGGAGCCACAGTGACGTCAAGGACAAGTTCCTGTTTCTCGATGCGCCTCCTACGCCGCAGCAACCATTGGCGAGGGGAAAGAGCCCGAGGCTTAGGACGGCGGCCGCGAAGGGCGGGAAGCCGCGGGCAGCGGTGGATACGGTCACTGCAAACCGGACGCACTACGGGAAGAAGGTTGGGAACGGCCAGGCAGTGACGGCACCGCGGCGGTCGTTTTTCCCATACCGACAAGAACTGCTTGGATTATTCACTACCCGGACGCGTCACCCCTTCTAG